Proteins found in one Glycine soja mitochondrion, complete genome genomic segment:
- the orf109 gene encoding hypothetical protein: MFIFPREGDQRSRSRSQPSSSWEGACEGEGPNFVSSNGAQVSFLILCNTSSSTYVSRRTIHFMKNLRLLAAESLSPLVVGLFSFPRWHEERVHSTSSYCENKIFGALSL; this comes from the coding sequence ATGTTCATCTTCCCGCGTGAGGGTGATCAGCGTTCTCGTTCACGAAGCCAACCGAGTAGCTCATGGGAAGGAGCATGTGAGGGAGAAGGACCAAACTTCGTCTCTTCGAACGGAGCCCAGGTTTCCTTTTTGATACTATGTAACACCTCCTCATCAACATACGTTTCCCGAAGAACCATTCATTTCATGAAAAACCTGCGCTTGTTAGCAGCTGAATCACTCTCTCCTCTCGTAGTGGGCCTCTTTTCTTTCCCCCGCTGGCATGAGGAAAGGGTCCATTCCACTAGCTCTTATTGTGAAAATAAAATTTTTGGTGCGCTTTCCCTTTGA